CGCCAGACACGGCGTGACGGTGCTCGTCAGCGCGATCAGCCCCTACGCCGACACGCGCCGCGAGGTGCTGGACAGCCTGCCGAACGCGCTGGAGGTCTTCGTGGACGCCCCGCTGGACGTCGTGACGGCGCGGGACGTGAAGGGCCTGTACCTGAAGGCCATCGCCGGGGAGATCCCGCACTTCACCGGGGTCAGCGACCCCTACGAGGCGCCCGAGAGCCCGGACCTGCACCTGCGTACCGACCGCATCAGCGTCGAGGACGGCGTGCGGCAGCTGCTGGAGAAACTGGGCGTATGAGGCGGAGTCCGTCTGTTGCGTTGACAACCCGGAACACCGCCGGGTTGCCCACTCCACGTCCGGACGCCGCCCGACTCCTGCTCGCATCCGCTCGGGTGGAACAGTCCTGGCGAACCATTCCACCGGAGTCTGCGTGACCGCCACCTCGCCCCGACCCGGCTTCACGCCGGACAGCGACCCGCTGGACGTGATCCGCTGGACGCTGGAGGCGCACGGTGATGTGCTGATGCCCAGCGCGTTCAACCTGAACGGCGTGGTACTGCTCGATCTGGCCGTGAAGGCCGGGTACCGGGGCGAGGTGGTGTTCGTGGACACCGGGTACCACTTCCCCGAGACGCTGGCGACCCGCGACCGGCTGGCCGCCCGCTACCCGGAACTGACGTTCGTGACCCTGAACGACGGCGCGAGTCCCGAGGACGGGCAGACCGACCCGGCGCTGTATTCAAACGACCCGGACGCCTGCTG
The DNA window shown above is from Deinococcus depolymerans and carries:
- the cysC gene encoding adenylyl-sulfate kinase; this translates as MTALAEQQAVGTGRVVWLTGLSGAGKSTLASALHEELLARGVAVELLDGDAVRENLSKGLGFSKADRDTNVRRIGFVAGLLARHGVTVLVSAISPYADTRREVLDSLPNALEVFVDAPLDVVTARDVKGLYLKAIAGEIPHFTGVSDPYEAPESPDLHLRTDRISVEDGVRQLLEKLGV